GGTGTTCTCCTTTTGTTAAACAATGAGATATGAACTAAAAAGGTCCTTTTAATACAACTTAACCAAGCAAGCAAAAAAATGCAAAGACATCACTTTTTGAAACAGAAAATAGGACCCCTGCTGTAGTTAGTTTACCTGTTTAGTTACAATCTCAAGCGTCAATTGTATGAAGAGTTTACTGAGGTCATCCCGATCAACACCAATCTGCAAACACATAACTTTTTACAATGATTTCCACATCCACATTAACAAATAAAACCATGTGCTTGGTCAACACAGAAAAAACTTGGAAAACAAAGTGCAGGaaaatatagatataaaattctattttatgAAGCATAAAAAATGGCAATGCCAACTGAAGAAAAGCTAATAATcggaaaataaattaaacattagAAACATCTTAAAGGTTCCTTTTTTTGAGCCACCATAAGCACAGAGATCAATTAGGGTTCTCCACAACCCTTGAGGTGACACAAACCCACAAACTATCTGTTGTGATAATGTTTTTCCAACTAAATAAAAGCATCATTGTCACCTTCCCAAGAATCATAATGACCATTGACCAATGCATTCCTTTCATTTGGTTCTCCTTTTGTTTATtcagccccccccccccccccccccccccNNNNNNNNNNNNNNNNNNNNNNNNNNNNNNNNNNNNNNNNNNNNNNNNNNNNNNNNNNNNNNNNNNNNNNNNNNNNNNNNNNNNNNNNNNNNNNNNNNNNNNNNNNNNNNNNNNNNNNNNNNNNNNNNNNATCTttttctcccccccccccccccccccccaaaagaaaaaaaaattaacacatCCTACTGTTCATCTGTACTCTCTTTGTAGTACATTCTAAGATAGCGAAGGGCCACCATTTACAAAAacataaagaattaaaatttattactaTCTTATGAAATCAAGACTTACCATACGAGCTCGCAGAGTTCGTATTTTGACAACTGGTTCAACAAGCTCCCAGTAAACATGCCTCCATACTGATTCTCTCTGCCTGATCTCATTCTTGAGAGCCTgtcttaaaaaaacaaaaaatgacaaatggCAGGGATTAATGTCCCTTTCGAAGCAAATGTGGATACACAAATACTGCAGCAGCAAAAGGCAACAATTATTACAAAGTAGTAGCCTAACAAAAGGAGAAAGTACCCACAGAGTACATCTTCTCTGTGACTGATTTTCTCAGTGGTGCTTTATCTCCATTTGCTATATGAGTGTTTATCTGAGTAGGAGAAAGCAAAAAATATATTAGCtggaaagaagaaaattataatattatatatgaaattagcaaagaatttctctttttttttttttttttttgatttgagGTGAGAATAAAATCTAAGTAGAGAAGCCAATAGTCCACAAAAAGTATGATTGCACAGCAAATACTACAGGACAAAATCTCACCTCTTTGTACAAAACAAGTGCTTCTTCATAGAATTTCTGTTTTGAATACCCAGTTTTGCGCAGTTTAGCAATTGCATACGCACTTTTGAGCTGAAAGTAAATATTCACAATGTGACAGAAATGTATTGTAATCTAGCAAAGGAACCATACAAAACAACTGCATGTGCTAGCAAACATATAACAATATGACTGACCAAGTTCCAAAGACTAAGGAAAGCCATAGCATAAAGATGAAGGTTGTGAAAGATAGCAAGAGACAGTAAGTGTAACAAAGATCTATGGACTATGAATCTATCTATGAAGCTCTTTCATAGAACAATTCATGAAAATGCCACCAAAAAGACCAATGCAATAGATGAATAAACAAGAAGAAATAATTACCTCTGAAGTGATTTCTTCTTTTATTCTTCTCCAACCAGTTCTTGTGAACCATCTGATAACGAGCATGGTAAGAAAGTGAGTTACATACCTTGCATGCATACATTTAAAATATGCTTTATATAGCATCCATCCAGACCACAGATGATTGTTTCAATTATAagtcatattttaaaaattaaaagcaaaaatagCACCAGATTGCCATCAGCCTTATTTCATGGCCTACATAGATTCTCATAGAAACAAGTACATTGATAATCTCACCAACTCTTACTGAAATGAACAGATATGATAAGGTCACATTACACTCATAGGATGAATGCTAATAAGTGACAATGTAAATCAATGCAAAAATTTGTCAAAGCACCAATTTTGAAACTATAACTGACCTTTTCCAAAAAGGCATTGATTCACGAGTAGCATATGGTTCAAATACAATCCCTGGGCTCAGCATTGAAACTTTAACAGCTGCCTGGTTGCATAGAAGACTAACCATGTTAGCACTCTCATGTCTCCAATGCATCTTGGAAAGCTAGCTGTCTGCCATTTTTGGCCAACACATTCATGGAGAAAATGCCATCTCCGGGAcataaataattacaatatttcaTTCAACTCACAATTATTAGAGATCACTAGTGGTGACACTCACAAACAAATGGAAACTACAATTCTTTATATGTCCTTATCTGCACAGACTGCACTTCATGGAAATTTTGATTGTTCAGCTCAATAAATGTAGCTTATACAAATCTAAACCAGATGTGAACCACATGCATATCGTCCAGGTCTTGTCAGGTTTACATATGTAGAAGGCTTCAACAACTTGATTAATGATCACCCCACGAATTGACCTCTTATGTTGTGCAATTAGTCAAAAAAGATTAACATACCATTTGCCGCGCTTGGGGAGGAGCTTTAGCTTGCACTGTAACtgaccgctgataaccaaagtTTGTAGGCTTGGGTtcctaacaaaaataataataaatggaaTGTTAAAAAGGAGAAATTGTATGATAAGCAGAATATACAGTCTGAACAATGAACCCAAATAAACAAGAAATCTTCAAGAGAAAACCAGAAAAGGGCAACAATGAAAATATCTGGAGGAGGCTACAGTCAAAACTAAGTAAACCAAACAATAAGATAAATAAAATGGACATCAGCACTAACTTTTTTGTCAAATACATATAAAAAGGATCAATAAAACGTCAATAAAACGA
This region of Ipomoea triloba cultivar NCNSP0323 chromosome 15, ASM357664v1 genomic DNA includes:
- the LOC116006283 gene encoding 39S ribosomal protein L45, mitochondrial gives rise to the protein MALRRLTSVQNLQRCLYRATEIRSVSSSLLNSSSRNSPDIFCDTECWPNSSCLFKPHDSNSWNNRFTHVSSWSTISRLYNDTSSLPWTSGAPVLRSTIEPKPTNFGYQRSVTVQAKAPPQARQMAAVKVSMLSPGIVFEPYATRESMPFWKRWFTRTGWRRIKEEITSELKSAYAIAKLRKTGYSKQKFYEEALVLYKEINTHIANGDKAPLRKSVTEKMYSALKNEIRQRESVWRHVYWELVEPVVKIRTLRARMIGVDRDDLSKLFIQLTLEIVTKQKFEAYNSNGAVIAGDKAKEVIVRDIWVFEKSLFHKGACWRLCGRIKT